The following nucleotide sequence is from Anopheles stephensi strain Indian chromosome 3, UCI_ANSTEP_V1.0, whole genome shotgun sequence.
TCCGTTGCTGCGGTGCTTTTACGctggagcacacacacacacaccgacacgtTTCACACGTGTGCGCTTTTCTTGCAACAAAGCAGAGCAGGATGATCTCCTGCCCTCCTTTTTCTCATGCATGCGGAAGCTTTCTCACGTGCGATTGCGTGGAGTGGATTTTTCTCACCGCTCACTACTCACATCCCAGGCTCATCATCGTCAGCAggcccagcagcagccgtgATAAATATGCTCCATGTTGCATGCATGTTGCACGGATTGTGAAGTGGCCACAGTGTACTCCTAACTTTCCGGACTTTCTCAACATAATTTTCCTTCGCGCACACGCAGTATTCGGAGCGGGCCAACAGTGTGCTCCAAACCTCAAGTGGTTTTCGAAAAACCCATAAATACCGAAATTGTGCCTGAAGTGGTGAGCTGTGGGCTGGAGTGGGTATGATTATTGTTcaagcgacacacacacgagtaATGACGGGTGCGTTGCGGGGTGTGAGATAAGATAACGCCAATTACACAGATTACACCCAATTGCATTTGACAGCTCTCGCGCGCGTACTCCCGAAAAGTTTATTCGATGCGCTTCCTATGTGCACATGGATGCATgcgtggatgtgtgtgtgcgcatatACACTCTCTTTGCTCGCGGCATTAGAATGCAACAATAGTAGCAACAATAGCAACAGCACGTCCACTCCAATCAATGCAATCTCGCCACGCGTTGGgggatgctgctggtgttgggTTCACTATGCTCCTGTGTCATCACCGTCACGGCCATTGCACTCTCGTCGTGCACTAGCGTGGCGCACGACGATGAGAAGCTGATGGAAGAGCTAGAAATTCGCAATCGAAATTGTTCCGTGCCGTAAATCACCTTCTTCCCAATACACGCACGCGTTCGGCCGTTGCGCTAATCTGATGTAGTCACCGCTCCCGAACTGGCAAGAACAGGTTTCGAACAAGATCGAGCTTGTTTGGGACATGATTAGAAGGGAGCACACACTCACCCCAGCTGTGTGTCTGTAGGCGCAGCAATAACAAAACTGTTTGACTGTTGCCTCGGGTAACGAAACGCACAGGACACTATCTGCCTGCCTATGCTTTATGCTCGTAGCGAATCCGCtaattattttcccttttttcctctaGCAGATGACCCACCCCCCACCCCAATCCCAATGACTAATTTCACCCAACATTCGACCGTTCGACCGACTTCACGACTGCTGCGGGTGCAACAGTGCGACAGAGGTCACAGCAGGAGGTGGCGATGTGGGTGGCTCccccacaacacaacaaacaacacacacgaaCGCACCTCTCACGGAACGAACACGCACGGACCTGTGTACTACGGGCAGACACTTCCTCACTCTTCTGCTATTCAACAAATTCTGAGAAACTCGATCCGAAGCAAAAGAGCTATGCTGTGTGTGCTATGAGCATGCTTATGTACCGCGCGGACAGTTGTACCGCTATATGTATATTTGGCGATGGGAGGCTGTGTTTGTGCGTAGTACAAACACTACCATAGCACGTTGCCTCCGTTGGGCCGTTCTTGGGTTTCGGTTTAGATAAAGCCCACCCCCCACATATAGGCGGTGAAATGGTTTATAGTTGTTCAGTTGTtcccttttccatttttctagTGTTTGGTACAACAAGctcagacatacacacacaacacacatacaaacataaATACTTTTGCATTAGTGtgtggtattttttttctgttattttgtCCGCGAATGGGAATGTTGAGCAAAGTCTGACATGAGTATTGAATCGCAGGCCGTAAACGCAATGCGTCTCGGAGTGTGGATGTGTGCGTGAGTAAATGAGAGACGTCAAAGTGagtttggtttgtttacattggCGTACGATACGGATGGAGGGTAGATGTGCCGGGTTAACGCACTTTTTCACATTAAAACATGCGATTGTTTTACGGCACGGTAATTATATTAGGTTAGATCTGTGCGGATGATTTGTGAGTTAATATTTGTGATTGCTTTTAGGTGCACCATCGATTGGAAATGAATCGGAATGAATCAACAGACGGCTGTAGTTGAGTATGTAAGTTGCACCATACTCCATTTAGGATGCTTGTGGAATGATCTTTCGGGGTTTGCCAAGAAAGGGTGTAGGCATCAGAACAATCTGCATAGAAGAAGCTGGCTTCAAGAGAGGCTTCGTATGACGAGCCTTATGAATGGTCTGGTCAGCTGCAACGTAGGAGGTCCTCAATTTCCATTCCACCTTTTACCTCCAAAAGACTTCATCGGCCTTGATGATGATTGATCTGATTCTATTTCGTTCTGTGCAGGACTGCCTTTCCTGAAGATGATTTCGTTCTGttcggaaaaaaaaattttttttttcttctatcggGACTTTAAACCCGAGAGACCTTGGCCTGCCATTggtggcttccttgacttgaatATACCCGCAGCGGAATAGTCAGTTCAATTCAGTATGGGAGGAAGATCCAGTTGGCTTTCGATACCCAACCTTGCTGTGTGTTTTCACTCAACCACGTTTTGTGTGATCTCCAGCCCGCCCTTTAAATCATAATTTAAGGTTTCAGAGAACCTTTAATTATCAGAGCCCAATGTTCAATGTTCAATTATGTCTTTACAAGACTTTGCTCAATTATTCTATTCTTACAGATGTATCTATTCGATTCTGCAGATAACGAGGTCCTGGTTCATTGATTGCTTAGCGCCACTAACCTACCCCAAGTGGGGAAAAAGCATAGATAACGTTGTTCTTCACGAAAGAATGAATAGTCGTTTGGGGTCTTCTATTTGCTTGAGCACTTTTTTATCAAATAATTCATAGAAGAATGAAGCGGATTGTTCCACGCATTTCGATCCTCATGCACGGATACGTTTCAACTGCTATGGCATCAGTTAGTTTCCTACGATCGCTGCTTcaggtgtttgtttgttcatttTGAACATAGCGGTAGAGCACACGACTGTTCGACAAAGGTTTAGAAATAAACACGGATGCAGAGCAGttgagaaacaaaaatacaacaaactCTTTCCACCTTTCATTTCACTCATATTTTGCTAGCAATGAATTCGTTGTGTTAATTTCGTTCCTAATCAATGCATACGATTGTAAAGCAACGGGGGAAACACAATTTGCATAGTGAACGATCGAAGGAATGTGGAAGGAGAAAACCAGAACAatgacacacgcacacacaccctgtGCTTTGTATTgcatcttcttttttgcttcctacAAAGAAACATTGTTATAATCAAAAACCATATTTTTGCATACGTTGTCGACCTTGAAGCCTTTATTTGGTGTGCAAAACAAGCCGAACAACctaaaacagcaacaacaacaaaaaagaagctacAGGCAAATACTAAAATCTCGTTTCACCCAACCAATCGCTGTTTAGCAAACAATATTCCAAATTCATTCTTCTGGATTCCCCAGTTCCATCTGCcggaaaacacaaacaaaaacaaaaaacaacgcaCGATCGTCGTAGAACCACTTGTCTGAAGAAGGTCGATGATCAAATTCAAGGAATGTTTACCGATTTTCGCACGAACCATTTGAACCGGCGCGTCAATACAGCTGTACTGATTCAGGTGGAATTTGAATGCGTCCAATATATTCGTATCGTTTTTTTGCAGATTGTTTTCTATATTCACCATGCGCAAATTTTGGAGAAGATCGCAGGACAGCAGCAGTTACACTTGTACGTTTCAAGGCCCTAAAGCTTTTAGGGCCCTTTGGTACCACCAAGTGTCGGCACTAACCGAGCTTGCTTCTGGCCAACCTAGTACTACCTAGTTTAACCTAGTTCAACCTAGCCCATGTCCAAGCTAGGAGGTAATGAACTCGGAGCCATCTTCTACATAGACTAGACGTCATTTGGGGGTTGAGGAATTaatatgtagcagaagcttgcCAAAGAAAGAAATCGTATGGGACATTTACTTGGCTAAAGTCTTAACTATTGATGGCTTCACCAGCTGCCCAAATACTGATTAATTGAAGGGCAATTTGCACCATccaaaatttcaatttcatctcCAGGGGCGGATCATAGTAAAGGCATGCTAAGCAGAGGTTTTAAGGGTCCCCAAGCGGTACCTTCTTGTAAGCTTGTTGTGAGAGTCCCGAACTCCATAAGGTGATcgaccttcgaagtcgtccaaaacttcacctatctggggtcaaaagtcagcaccgacaacaacattgacattgatgttgagttacgcgcaagggtgctggctgccaaccggtcatactacagcctgaggaaacttctccactctcaatacctgtcgcgatggACAAGGTGGGAAttacatttatagtcccagtactcacataagCCTCTGTCACAAGGACTTTGTACAAAACTGATGAAACCCTCTTAGCAGCGTtggagaggaagatgctcagaagaatttttgggcccttatgtgtggaaggacaatggaggagctgctacaatgacgagctctacgagctgtacgatatTCCCACCATCATGCAGCGagttagactcgccaggctccggtgggctggtcggACAGAGGACTTCATGGCGTGGTAGGCgttcaaattgagatggagtgatggcgttgatgcgtctgcCAGAACGgtcgggataacggattggcagaccacggcgctaaaccgtgagtgGTATCGAgggttgttgcagcaggccaagaccgcgagAACTCGACAACGAGCTTCGTATAATAGCTCCTGACTTCGGACACTGGCCCGGTCAAAAGATTCGAATTGTTAAGGGCGTTCAGCCATTCAGCTTGATCCTCcatatctggggtcaaaagtcagcgcTGCAAACAACGGATATTGGGATAAGCTCAAGGATGCTGGCTACCAACTCGCACTACTAAATCCTTAGCAAGCTGTTCCGCTCAATTGAATCTGCTCCGCTGGTTCTTAATCGAACATTAACAGACTTATTACTGACTCACTCCTTCGAGTTATAGACTCTGTCCAAGCTTAATTCCTCTTAATCGCATCCTAGAAGAAAATGCTCagcattatttttgttttgtttttgaggaGGATAAACAAGGAAACGCGTCCATAATGAAGGCTCGTATGGCTTTGGTGGTCTGGTCCtgtcatgaaaatggcaccgaacgaTCCAGCCGGTAAAGTCTTTTATTTAAAGCCGCTCACATGAACAAAGGAGGCATGGTAAACCATATTAAGATGGAGTCCTCGCCAATGGAATGGTCGAGATAGAAATACAAATATGAACAcattttttaatgttgtaTACACCTTTTGCAACATTCTTTCGTGTTGCTCTTTATTCCGCCGAATGTAAAATCGAACCATTATTCTACATTACACTATAAACGCAAACTGCTAGCAACAAACACTTTCAAATACAACATCTAtaccgtgtgtatgtgtatgctTCTTTGTCCGATCGATTGTcgttgattaaaattaaacacgaGAGCTAGCAATTATTTTCCTCTccttttttaaaaacattgaacaaaatctattccaTTGCAACACAAGGCTGCCACCGTCCCTTAGTTCGTTCCTTTATCACGTaaagaatttcttttttcattgGTCATGGAACCTAACATACCTTGGCCCAACCAAACGCGGCAGGCAATAAAGGCTAGCATAATGTGAAATGAAAACGTTAAGGCACCGTCAATGGGTGATGCTTGAGATGCACAGGCAAGTACACCAAACTACTCTATTCGTTCTATATCAcgattgtgttttttgtttttgtgtaatGTAGAACCGCTTTTATACTAAATGAGTGTTCCTATTGCTGTTGCGCTATCGAACGCACAGAACACACAGAACATGTAAGCTTTACTGAAAGCAcccgaatcgaatcgaaaccgTACAAATGTCAAGCGTTTGGCGAGCTTTCGACTAAAAAGCGCATGTGCCTGTTGCGGGGCTTTCACCcttaacacacacagacacacactccTAACTCGTGCCCTTTTGTTTGCCCTTATTTTaaatcgttttcctttttgcttaaACCTATAACACTGTACAATTCgtttacaaaacaaatataGAAAGCACATCGTACCACACtctccttctttcttggcctaacgacatCCTCTTGACTTACtgtgataccgcatagttggatagtcagtcccgaCTATGGGGGGGGAACGgccccagatgggatttgaaccccggtgtcCTGCCCTGCCGGACGATTCGCTAATTAGACTAACGTAAAACCTATCTCACATTGCAGTTTCGAGCGGTTGCGAGTAACTGCGACTGTCAGCGCTTAGCATTGGCGGTGGTGCGCCCGTACCGTCGAAATTCGTTTCCAGCAACGCTTCCGACTTGGAGCGCGCATAGTTGGCCCGCGTCGTCGGCGAAGGATCCATGATGGGTGAGACGGCCGGCTGCTGCTCGCCGGACGATTCGTACACCGTTTTTGGCCGTTGGATGTCGGACCGTGGTGGGGGTGGCAGTATTGAGTCTCGTTCCCGGCCGGGGGTAGCGTACTTCTTCACAGCCTTCATGTACGAATCGGGTCGACGCATTTGTTCCGGTTCGGGTGGTGCCGGCCGGCGTACCTGTATCGAGGGTTGCTGGTACACGTGACCGACGGCGGGTGGTGGAATAACCGGTGGTGCCGGTCTTGCCGGTGGACCTCGCTGTGGTGCGTACGATGCGGCACCGGACACACCGGACAGGGATTCGGTTTGCGAGTTTCGAGCCGGCTGGAAGCTGCTGTGGCTGACCGAAGTCGTCGGTGGCTCGTACTCGGGCAGATGTTGCTTGAGCTCGTGCAGGAACGAAAGCTTATCCTGCACCCGCATCGGCAGTGTGCTCGAATTGCCGTAGTAATCGGAGCCAGCTTCTTCGACATCttcctcaccaccaccaccaccaccaccacccggtgCGTGAATGATGGGCGATTCCTCGTTGATGGCAGTGCTTAGCGAGTTGTTACGGGTCACGCCCGAGTAGGTGGTGGACGTGTCCCGGAAGCCTTCGTTACGGAATGCAAGCTCGAGCGCGATACTTCCACCATGGCTGCTGTACTCCGGCAGCCCGTACACTTTCGTCTTTGCCGGCCCCGTACCGTTGTTTGCGGCTGGGATGTACTCGGACGGTGCTCCATTGCTTTCGCTGTAACCGAGCTGACTCTTCAGCTGCTCGGCGTACTCGTTGCTGTACTGTTGCTTCTGCTTCTGGTCGTAAACGTCGTAGCTGGTTTCGGTGCTGAGGACACTCTTGTCCACGGATTCGATCGAACCGTTCGATGCCATTCGTTTGTAGTCGTTCGTTGTAGCTGTTCGTAGCGTGTCCGTCGAACGGGACATTGCCTGGAAGGGAGAGAAAGCAGCAAAGGAAACATTAGGGAAAAGAAATCGAATATTGAAAGCTCCATTAATctagcacacaaaaaatgaaatacaAGCATTACATTAAAACACTCGACATTTATCAAAATCATGCCATAACAGACGAGCCACAAAAACCATTCACTTACGACATTCACTGTCGACCACCTTTAAACTGATGTTGGCTGCCATATCGtgtagtatgtgtgtgtgcgtgtatgtttgcaaaaataaattttggtgaaataaatgACGGGCTCCCACAGCGCTTCACCCACATCCCACCACACTTCCCGCGTTAAGATCAAAAAGACACAATACTTAcataatttcttcttcgaaGCGATCCCTGAGGATCGATACTGTTCAGACTGCGCATACTCTGGCGGATGCTGTTGCGTCGCTGTAAACGTTGCGCGTGTCGATAGCGTGACTTCTGGCACCAGCAAACGCACACCACGCAAATCAGCACTATAACCAATGCAAGGGCGACAATAATACCGATCACCTCTACACTTGCCGTCCAGTGGAGAGGATCAATTTCGACCTAAAACCGTACAGCCTTATTAGTTGATTGGTTCTTTCGTCAACTGTTAGAAGGTTCATCGGGCATGGATTGTGCAAGCTTACCTTCGGATCAATTTCGCACAGGAACGCATGTCGATTGTGGCACTCCTCCACCTCGACGTTCTGGTACAGGAAGGACGTGCACCGGTCGATGTAGTTGGCATCCTGCACCCAAACCCGCTCGTAGTTCCGCAGATAGCGTGACTGCTGCTCGATAAACAGCCACAGCGCGTTCGCATCCCCATGGATGAAGGGCAGCGAGGCATTGTCCGAGCGGCAAAAGTCTCGCGCCTCTCGGAAACTCATCGGTGCACCGACGTACATGTAGCAGGTATCGATCAGCAGCGTCCACCCCGGTGGACACTTCCCGTCCAGCACGGTCAGGTTGTTCATGTGCAGCGGTAGGTAAGACACTTCCAGCAGCTGATTATCGTCGTACCGATCGCGGATACGCGAGCTAACCGCTAGCGTTTCGTTGTAGCTCCAGTAGTTATAGCGGGCATCAATTTTCGTTTTCCACACGTCCAGAGTGCTGCAGAAAGGGAACGATCGCACATTAGTCGAGCACTATATCTCCCAGCTCATCACTGTGTAACAGCTACCAAGTAAGCGAACCAACACCGATTGCGTTTAAACTGGGGAATCACAAACACTGCACCTACCTATTCCAGTACTGGAAATCAAATCTGCCGGTGGGCGCGAGAGGAGGAGTTGCAGAAGTGTTGTGGTTGGGGTGTTTAGAGAAATACAAGATGGGAAGTAGTAAGAGAAATAACGGTCAAAAATAGCATGCAAATTTTGATAGCAAAATATAcggataacacacacacacacacatcacgaACGCGCATGTAGAGAATGCCGAAACTGAAAACACCGCTTACTACTTCTTCTCATTCATTCAGCTACAGAGTTAGTGTCGGTTAGTGTTTGCCACAGCGCCGGCCCCATACTTACATCGATCGGTTAACGGTTATGATTTCGTAGTCATTGTCCGGATTGGCAAAAATGTTATCCTCATATCGCTGACCAGCCGTTCCAGCAACAATAGTCGCCCGTCCTTCCCAATCAGTGGCCACATtgctggaaaacaaaaaagacatATGTGAGGATGGTTTCGTTAGAATCTTGCCAGCTTGTGGTCCAAAATGCCTAGCTCGGCCTTCACTTACTCGTAAAACccgttgtgggttgttgtctGATAAATTGGAAGTCGCACCCGATCGAATCCGGACACCTGCACTATGCGCAAACCCTTGTTCCGGTGCACATAGTTGTAGGTAAAGTTGGAAACGACCTGCCGCAGCACCACCACATCCCGGAAGGTGGCATCGTTTTGTGTGATGTAGTTGTTGTGTATGATCACCTCCTGGTACGGTGAAGATTGCCGCCCGTCCACGTAGATCGCCGGTCGGTTACGGTTACGGGTGAAGAGATTGTGATGGATCCAGCCCCGCAACGACGTAGCCGATCCTCGAGAGTCCGCCCGAATCGACACACCACCCTGGTTGGATTGGATTAGATTGTTCTAAAAGAGAGATGGGGAAATTTTAGTacaattgattgatttatttcatGAGGTTTCGGTGTGGAGCACTTACCCTGAAATGCAACGACTGCATGTTCTGTACGTCGATTCGGATCGCCGACTCGCAAGATGAGAAGTTTCCGTACAGCTGACGACAATTGTTCATGATTCGGTTTCTTTCCAGCGTCAGCATCGGGGACACTTCCCCGACCGAAGTGTACTGGAGTGCGCCACCAACACATCCCTGTATCTCTGAGTTCGATATATTGTGTTGTGCATCACGATCTAAGTGAATGGAAGCATTAAAGAAATGTTAATCCCTCTAGTTCTGGTGGAACGTCCTCCAAGGCTGTACTTACTGAATCCAATTGCTGAAATCGGTAGCGTCACCACTTCCGCGATAAAGCCATGCCTTGCCGGTGCTCCACTTGCAATTAGCCGCACGCTAAGCGCTGGTTCTCTCGTGCGGAACAGTCGCTTCTGGTTGTCCGAATCCGCGTCGACCGTACCGATGACACGAGCCGACACGTTGTAGATATCACCATCCATCAGCTGAATCATGTCCCGCCGCCCGTATTCCTTCGAATGGTTGAACAGATTCGACTGCAGCAAGCGGAATCCGAGCGGTTTCACACGGTAAGCACTCTTGAAGATTTTAACACAGTTGACCGGATTATTGTCGTACTTGTAGTACACCAGCACTCGCTCCTCCAGAGTGATCTCCTTGTTTGTGTCGCAGATATCGACCAGCGAGAACAGATTGTACGGCAAGTCGAGGTCCTTCAAAGGGCTGTAGCTCGACTCATCACTTTCCCGCCCTTCGCCCGTCAGCGAGATCGCATTGATACCCTGCCCGAGACTGCGCAAGATCTGCAGATGATTCAGGTGTATCGCGTTCGTTGGCGAGATTAGATTCACACCGTGGTGCGCACTGTCCCGTATCGATACCGAACTGATACTGGGATTCTTGGCGATCGTCTGTATCGCGGGTGACTTCTCGCCGTGCAACATACCGGCCCGCTGTATGCGAACGAAATCCATTACGCTTTCCACTGGGCGCGCCGTAGAATGTGCAAACGTGTCGTGCAGTCGATGTTCGTACATGCTCGCCTCAAAGTCTTGATTCGCAAACCGTACTCCACCCCAGTAGTTGCGCCGCTCCGGCTCTCCATTGCAGCTGATGAACACAAACTCCGAGTCCCACTGGCACTCGTGCCGCCGTCCGTACAGCTGTCCATTCAAGCGCTCGGGACATTCTTCAAGCCGCAACTCATCACCGTGACACTCCATCGGCTCGACCCACGACCAGATTCGGGTCAACGAGTTTGTATGGAACTCGATCCGGCGATCGTGATCGAAGAACACATCCAGCGGATCGTACCCCAGCTCGCGACAAACCACCTGCGCATTACGCTCCGTAAATCGTCGATCGCAGATCGGTATCCATTGCAGCGTTGTGTGGTTGTAGTACTCAAGGAAACCTTCTTTCGCTCGTGCGCTTTCTCCCTCACCCTGCGAACAGTTTCGGTTGGTGCAGAGCCGGATCGAATCGTAGTTGACCATGCTCTCGAGCGATCGCTCCACTCGATAAAGGCCTTCCGAAGCACTTTCGATCGGTTTCATGATAACCTCGGCGTCACTCGTGCCGCGTGCTACTAGCGTACCCagcaccagaatacccacgtTCGGTGCAAACTCCATCACCACACCGGGGAAGATGCTGAACGTCACGCCCGGCATGACGGTAATGTCGGACCGTATCACGTACGGTAGCTCCCGTCTGTAGATCGACAAATCCTCCAGAATGCGTCCGCCTAGGGCATTCAAATCGACCGGTGGGCTCGGCCCTTCGCTCACCGACACACTACCATCGATGATGTCCTCAATCAGGTAAGGCCGATACAGCGCTTCGGCGTGATTGTTCCAGTCGTCAAAATCGAATATCCTCTTCCGGATGTGTTGCTCATCGCTGCTTCCCCACCAGTTTTCGCGCGCATCCAGATAGTTCCGCAACCGTGCCGATTTTACGCCCGCAATCAAATCGTAATCCTGCTGATTGTTTGAGATGACATTCCGATAGATTTGTACCTTCTGCACCCCTCCGAAACCGATCACACAGGTCGGATCGTTTGCGTTGTTCCGTTCGCCGCGGATGAAATTGCGCATCGAGGATCGCGAGTCTTTCAGCTCCTCGTTGCTCTCGATCTGGTTGAATGCGAGCAGCGCCGGTATCTCACCCAATATTTCGCTTTGACTGTCCGACCGGAACTCAATCATGTAGCTACCGTAGTTGCGCGTGATGCGATTGTTATCGATCCGCATCTTCTTCTCCATGCCCCGGAATCCGATCACACCCTGCGCGCACACGTTCTCGGTAAAGATGTTGGACGAGATGTTTACTGCCGCGTAGTGTCCATCGATCAGTATACCAAACTTGCGGTTCCTAGCCCACGTATCGTTGCCCAGAAACACGGAGTGTGTGAAGTTTTCGTTGTACTGCCAAACGTACGGAAGGCTCAGCTCAAGCCCACCGTACGAATTGCTCTCGACCGTCGTGTCCTGCAGTACGTAGTGGAACAGATTGTTGGACGAGCGTAAATCCTTCGAAAATTGCCTGATGCCCCGACCATTGTCCCGCACCATACTGCTGTTGATGTGTATCGTGATCTCGGAAATGTTGCTCACGTGTACGTCCCAGAACGGCGAATGCACGAAGACGGCCTCCTCGCGATTGTGGCTTATCTCGCAGTTGACCAGCTTGATCGATTCGTTCGCCTTTCGCAGATACAGCTCACCGGACTCACCCAGATACCGGTTGTAGTACGTGCCCGTAATTCCGCGGAAGTTACGCTGAATCTTGGTAGACGTTATTTGGAGCGTTGGTACCGGGCCTCGTACGATACGATTGTAGATATTCTGAATCGGTGCCTGGATGGATCGAAGCACCAATACCGCTCCACCGAGCGCATTCGTTCCACTGCGATACTGCAAGATGGCGCCGTAGCTGCTGGTCGTCAAGGGAAACACCGACAGATCGCGCTTAACCTGCCAGATGTCCGACTCCGTACTTCCCGTAAGCGAATCGTGTATCCAGATGTTTTCCGTCGAACGATTCTCGATCGGATTCAGCAGCTGTATTCCGATAACGTACCCCGGTTGGCACTGGATGATGATCTTTCGCTCGACCGGATCGTTTCGTACCGGTGTCGTGATGATGTGCTTAATCTGCCACTGGTCGATGtcgatgttggtggtggtgctttcCGGCACCAGTATCGGCCGGTAATCCGAATCGTCCACATTGAAGTCCGGCACC
It contains:
- the LOC118514505 gene encoding protein bark beetle isoform X2; the encoded protein is MKSHSRARTVKRWKNRLKWRSLEVFPVLTVLLVLLAGVTVPGKCQEEDVEVFDDQHHHPDRDYEHVPAPSSKEIITNHIVPDHGDVEGAAGDSHYKEGGEQDGAGARYTEIGGDVVLGEKVLRASESPYSMRTDLEVERRARLIIEAGVTIHFAPMVGITVRGSVVAMGNAENKITLTTMPDTGYKDVPSDPREAGARLVDGPNPLAGRLQLLNNGKWRSVCSNSKNWTIADYETTCRQMGYKGGRFWNWMDRISNFEPRLLYEEPRCLGTEGSLFDCAWNSKQVGSGVCDYHSDIGIQCLPLFDQVTPHWRGLKFENAESKETLSYNHVLYDSISLSQLRHVDIMRAGTGRGGSAEAAIGVLGVPPVLEFVTIDHSSYTGINVTKHDAAFSFRNVTVRRSRGFGIFMNSSYGSAHLEGVTVSENGADGIRYVGHDLRADERTDRSKVFDFCTLTSTAWQIYPLQLSFEQSPFALSPKECARSFETAFGYVLTMHFVYFELARNESAQISVYDGMSENDRLLALWDVRNSTRPQSVTSTREKLFIKLRADARSAVLAHFRVTSGVTKAFDLNVTQGVVVDNGGRGIAVDNLRSQVHVHETTISNNRHAAGLHVTSGAGDVNVTHSTINFNQGDGINITYYGGNRNVSRSAIEANRGYGFAIWLNQSTTERREFLEFNQTTTIEYSTIARNLEIGVLHGNYCGDSWVNITGNLFNDSTSDAVDIQSCWFETIAHNRTRLQIGHNNFDHSHRIAIVLNPILNLEGRIEYNHFTRGRYGALLTRNKPLEEFRPLPVRMIVQHNHFMNNEGIYVASLGLSPNTDSKTQSMLFTRNFVKGNRVKEAFGPLEDEGEGLGGEGRLNPRSRVAAPVVISSNNVDVFRNIISNQESRYEVGSQLSDQSKALNVTYNWLGNQDEEKIYDRLFHRKDRYDLAKIEYFPYLLHHSNPGTQTIAQYQKFVPFFHKEGSERIGGEVDGQEILPAGTYTVERDINVRPGGKLILNSGVILNFAPSVGMMVTGKLEARGRAPDDILFTLKREAVMLENDTTEAIVDDQEFAMDIETESIVEKVPHEPQTPKVPVRLVGGANDHEGRLQVYTEGVWGTVCDYGWTITNAALVCHQLGLALNPMDWRLQRSEVPGAGTTEDVLLSNVRCTEHDIDITKCRAERASQGDFENSCGHENDVGVRCYEGAWAGLRFGVLAERADLQYVTIEKAGLFDYVTNTFKPALQMDLARHNLDSVRVVENLQDGLGIIYSDIYAGSSVNNVKNSEFSANRGNGISIKQLGLKVQGSIIKDNRGSGINHDQVVSSLEQREITSWFNMVPDFNVDDSDYRPILVPESTTTNIDIDQWQIKHIITTPVRNDPVERKIIIQCQPGYVIGIQLLNPIENRSTENIWIHDSLTGSTESDIWQVKRDLSVFPLTTSSYGAILQYRSGTNALGGAVLVLRSIQAPIQNIYNRIVRGPVPTLQITSTKIQRNFRGITGTYYNRYLGESGELYLRKANESIKLVNCEISHNREEAVFVHSPFWDVHVSNISEITIHINSSMVRDNGRGIRQFSKDLRSSNNLFHYVLQDTTVESNSYGGLELSLPYVWQYNENFTHSVFLGNDTWARNRKFGILIDGHYAAVNISSNIFTENVCAQGVIGFRGMEKKMRIDNNRITRNYGSYMIEFRSDSQSEILGEIPALLAFNQIESNEELKDSRSSMRNFIRGERNNANDPTCVIGFGGVQKVQIYRNVISNNQQDYDLIAGVKSARLRNYLDARENWWGSSDEQHIRKRIFDFDDWNNHAEALYRPYLIEDIIDGSVSVSEGPSPPVDLNALGGRILEDLSIYRRELPYVIRSDITVMPGVTFSIFPGVVMEFAPNVGILVLGTLVARGTSDAEVIMKPIESASEGLYRVERSLESMVNYDSIRLCTNRNCSQGEGESARAKEGFLEYYNHTTLQWIPICDRRFTERNAQVVCRELGYDPLDVFFDHDRRIEFHTNSLTRIWSWVEPMECHGDELRLEECPERLNGQLYGRRHECQWDSEFVFISCNGEPERRNYWGGVRFANQDFEASMYEHRLHDTFAHSTARPVESVMDFVRIQRAGMLHGEKSPAIQTIAKNPSISSVSIRDSAHHGVNLISPTNAIHLNHLQILRSLGQGINAISLTGEGRESDESSYSPLKDLDLPYNLFSLVDICDTNKEITLEERVLVYYKYDNNPVNCVKIFKSAYRVKPLGFRLLQSNLFNHSKEYGRRDMIQLMDGDIYNVSARVIGTVDADSDNQKRLFRTREPALSVRLIASGAPARHGFIAEVVTLPISAIGFNRDAQHNISNSEIQGCVGGALQYTSVGEVSPMLTLERNRIMNNCRQLYGNFSSCESAIRIDVQNMQSLHFRNNLIQSNQGGVSIRADSRGSATSLRGWIHHNLFTRNRNRPAIYVDGRQSSPYQEVIIHNNYITQNDATFRDVVVLRQVVSNFTYNYVHRNKGLRIVQVSGFDRVRLPIYQTTTHNGFYDNVATDWEGRATIVAGTAGQRYEDNIFANPDNDYEIITVNRSITLDVWKTKIDARYNYWSYNETLAVSSRIRDRYDDNQLLEVSYLPLHMNNLTVLDGKCPPGWTLLIDTCYMYVGAPMSFREARDFCRSDNASLPFIHGDANALWLFIEQQSRYLRNYERVWVQDANYIDRCTSFLYQNVEVEECHNRHAFLCEIDPKVEIDPLHWTASVEVIGIIVALALVIVLICVVCVCWCQKSRYRHAQRLQRRNSIRQSMRSLNSIDPQGSLRRRNYAMSRSTDTLRTATTNDYKRMASNGSIESVDKSVLSTETSYDVYDQKQKQQYSNEYAEQLKSQLGYSESNGAPSEYIPAANNGTGPAKTKVYGLPEYSSHGGSIALELAFRNEGFRDTSTTYSGVTRNNSLSTAINEESPIIHAPGGGGGGGGEEDVEEAGSDYYGNSSTLPMRVQDKLSFLHELKQHLPEYEPPTTSVSHSSFQPARNSQTESLSGVSGAASYAPQRGPPARPAPPVIPPPAVGHVYQQPSIQVRRPAPPEPEQMRRPDSYMKAVKKYATPGRERDSILPPPPRSDIQRPKTVYESSGEQQPAVSPIMDPSPTTRANYARSKSEALLETNFDGTGAPPPMLSADSRSYSQPLETAM